From the Carya illinoinensis cultivar Pawnee chromosome 4, C.illinoinensisPawnee_v1, whole genome shotgun sequence genome, one window contains:
- the LOC122306463 gene encoding receptor-like protein kinase 5, producing the protein MEFPRALYNCSKLEVLDLSQNFFYGAIPNDIHRMSQLQELSLEGNNFDGNIPASIGRLTKLRKLMLISCPFIGSFPPEIGNLSNLEELGLVDNSKIVSTFPSEFRKLKKLKFLWMAKTNLIGEIPNTIGEMEALEHLDLSTNSLTGKIPDSLFMLKNLRIVYLYKNKLSGEIPRVVKALNLDIVDLSENNLAGIVPDDFGKLKNLTGLALFLNQLSGKIPNSIGRLPRLIHLGLFNNNFSGSLPLELGRYSMLKRLWVSTNKLTGQLPEHLCDNGKLVEVIASENQLVGELPKSFGNCSSLQLVKIYRNNFSGNIPSGLWTSSNLNILMLSDNSFTGELPERLAWNLSRLEMNNNFSGKIPQGVSSSRNLLVLKASNNLFNGTIPRDLSGLTTLFLDQNRLSGTLPSDINSWKLLNTLNLSRNEIFGQIPEELGSLLGLTELDLSENQLSGLIPSKLGLLKLTSFNLSSNHLTGNIPSEFENDAYAHSFLNNPGLCANRPSRSLNLENCKSDILSRLIANNLIGFGRSYRVVINHSGDIVVVKKIWNNRKLEGKLEKELMAKVQIFSSIRHANMVKLLYCISNDNSKLLVYKYLDNYSMDRWLHRKSRATTFSSSVNHVILDWSKRLCIAVGAAQGLSYMHHDCSPPIVHRDMKSRNILLDLDFNAQIADFGLAKILIKEGELATMLAVAGSFGYIAPEYARTTRINEKIDVYSFGVIILELTTGRKANDGDEHSSLAEWAL; encoded by the exons ATGGAGTTCCCGAGAGCCCTCTACAACTGTTCCAAGCTGGAAGTTCTTGATCTCTCACAGAACTTCTTTTATGGTGCAATCCCCAATGACATTCACCGCATGTCTCAGCTTCAAGAGCTGAGCCTCGAAGGCAACAACTTCGATGGTAACATCCCAGCATCTATCGGGCGGTTGACAAAACTGAGAAAACTCATGCTTATCTCTTGTCCGTTTATTGGTTCTTTCCCGCCAGAAATTGGAAACCTATCCAATCTGGAGGAACTAGGATTGGTCGATAATTCCAAGATAGTGTCAACGTTCCCTTCGGAGTTTCGAAAGTTGAAGAAActgaagtttttatggatggcCAAGACGAATTTGATTGGAGAAATCCCAAACACGATCGGAGAAATGGAAGCTTTGGAGCATTTGGATTTGTCAACAAACAGCTTGACCGGAAAGATCCCGGACAGTTTGTTTATGCTAAAGAATCTAAGGATTGTTTACCTATACAAAAACAAATTGTCCGGGGAGATTCCTCGGGTGGTCAAGGCTTTGAACCTTGATATCGTCGACCTCTCAGAAAATAATTTGGCTGGGATAGTTCCCGATGATTTTGGAAAGCTCAAAAATTTGACAGGCCTGGCTTTGTTTCTGAATCAGTTATCTGGAAAAATCCCAAATAGCATTGGTCGTCTTCCGAGGTTGATACATCTTGGCttatttaacaataatttttcaggGAGTTTGCCTCTAGAATTAGGGAGGTATTCTATGTTAAAAAGGCTTTGGGTTTCAACTAACAAGCTTACAGGCCAGTTGCCAGAACACTTGTGTGACAATGGGAAGTTGGTGGAAGTGATAGCTTCAGAAAACCAGCTCGTTGGAGAGTTGCCCAAGTCATTTGGAAATTGCAGTAGTTTGCAATTAGTCAAGATATACagaaataatttttctgggaaTATTCCAAGTGGTCTTTGGACATCATCGAATCTGAACATATTGATGTTAAGTGATAATTCTTTTACAGGCGAGTTACCTGAGAGATTGGCATGGAATCTTTCACGattggagatgaataataatttttcaggTAAAATTCCACAGGGAGTGTCTTCCTCGAGGAATTTGTTGGTTCTCAAAGCTAGTAATAACCTCTTCAATGGCACGATTCCTCGAGATCTTTCTGGTTTGACAACTCTTTTTCTTGATCAAAACCGACTTTCAGGCACCCTTCCATCAGATATTAATTCATGGAAATTGCTGAATACACTAAACCTTAGCCGAAATGAAATCTTTGGACAGATTCCAGAGGAACTTGGTTCTTTACTAGGCCTTACTGAATTGGACTTGTCAGAAAACCAGTTGTCTGGCCTAATTCCATCAAAACTTGGCCTCCTAAAGCTCACCTCATTCAATCTATCTTCAAATCATTTGACTGGAAACATCCCAAGTGAGTTCGAGAATGATGCATATGCCCACAGCTTCTTAAACAATCCTGGTCTTTGTGCTAATAGACCATCTCGATCTCTTAATCTCGAGAACTGCA AATCAGACATTTTGTCAAGATTGATAGCAAATAACCTGATTGGTTTTGGTCGATCATATCGTGTTGTCATTAATCATTCAGGTGATATTGTTGTTGTGAAGAAGATTTGGAATAATAGAAAGCTTGAAGGAAAGCTTGAAAAAGAATTAATGGCAAAAGTCCAAATATTTAGTTCAATTCGACATGCCAACATGGTGAAGTTGCTCTACTGTATCTCCAATGATAATTCAAAACTTCTTGTCTACAAGTATTTGGATAACTATAGCATGGATCGTTGGTTGCATAGGAAGAGTAGAGCAACAACCTTTTCAAGTTCAGTCAATCATGTTATCTTGGATTGGTCTAAAAGGTTGTGTATAGCAGTTGGAGCTGCCCAGGGGCTCTCCTATATGCACCACGACTGCTCACCACCCATTGTTCATCGAGATATGAAGTCAAGAAACATCCTTTTAGATctcgatttcaatgcacaaatagCTGATTTTGGTCTAGCAAAGATATTGATCAAGGAGGGAGAACTGGCTACAATGTTAGCTGTGGCTGGCTCTTTTGGCTACATAGCTCCAG AGTATGCTCGTACAACAAGAATTAATGAGAAGATCGATGTTTACAGCTTCGGGGTTATCATTCTAGAATTGACAACTGGAAGGAAAGCCAATGATGGTGATGAACACTCATCCCTAGCCGAATGGGCATTGTGA